Below is a genomic region from Butyrivibrio sp. AE3004.
ATAGGTGCTATTGATGCTCTTTATTATAAGAGATATGAAGAATCTGATGAATCTGTGCGTATCATGAAAAGGATGCTTGATATGGGTGCGGATGTAAATGCCTTAGATTCATATGGTTGGGACGCAATGAGTGAAGCCATAGAGCATGCTCAGCAAATTGTCATAAGACCTGAAATTTATACGGATATACAGGACGAGGCTTGGAATAAGCTTGGTATAGTAATGAATATACTGATGGATTATGGGATTAATTATGAAGCATGGGCGAACAGACGCCTTCGTCCTGACTCAGATCTAAGTCCAACCAACAAAGAGTTTTATATTTATCCTGTTGCTCCAGAAGATGCAGAACGCATGGAACGATGGAAGAGTATGCGGACATTTTTACAAGACTATTTTAAAAGGAGAAATATCATTTTTTAAATATATAGAGTAATATGAAGATTATGGCTTAGAACAATATAAAAAAGAGATCAAGCGGTTAACTGAGGATAATCATGTTATTTAACGGAAGGAAAAGGCGTATCATGAAGACTAGATATCACTTAGATAAAGAACTGAGATTTTTAACGATGGCACATCTTTTTCCCAACATTCATGTCTATCCATTTGTGAATGTGTTTATGGGAATGATTCCCTGCAAATCAGATGAGAAAATAGACGTGAAAAAACATGTCATCCCAGGGTATGAAGGATATAAGCTGCCTACTTTGATAATAGAGCCCAGAAATTATAAGGAAAAACTTCCATGTATCATGTTCTTCCATGGCGGAGGGCTGATATTAAAAGCAGCAGAAACACATTATCAGTTTGCAAAATGGTATGCAGAAAGAACTCACTGCAGAGTTATAATGCCGGACTATCGGCTAATGCCAAAGTATCGTTTTCCATATGCTGTGGAAGATTGCTATTGTGCATATGAATGGGCTGTAGCTAATGCCGGGAATCTGAATATCGATGAAAATAAGATTATAGTCGCAGGAGACAGTGCCGGTGGTAACATTGCATCAGCAGTAGTTTTCATGGCCAGGGACAGAGGACAAATCCTACCTATTGGAGTACTTATGTCTTATCCTGCGCTGGATAGGCGGATGGATACAGAATCGATGAGAAAATATACAGATACGCCGGTTCTGGATACAGGTCTTGCAAAAATGTATTGGGATGAAATGTTAATAAACGGACTTCCCCAACATATAGAGTATGCTTCTCCTATGGAGGCAGTGTCTTTTTCTGAATTTTCGTCAACATACATAGAGATTGCAGAATTTGATTCTCTTCACGATGATGGAGTTTTATTTGCAGAAAAGTTGAAATCAGCTAATATACCCGTGGAGCTTCATGAAGTAAAAGGCACTTGTCATGGCTTTGAGGTGGCTTTTAAGAGCAGAATTGTCAGAGAGTCACTTGATAGAAGGATTGCTTGGATAAAAAAAACATTAGCATAAAACAAAAAATCAATACATACGAAATTATTGTTTAAAGAGAAGTCAAATAAAACCGAACAGCATGTGGAGTAGAGGGAAGGACTGTGAAAAAGATAGTCCTATTGGAATCGAGGAATTATATATGAGAATTGTAACCGCTATAGATTCATTCAAAGGCAGTATGACTTCAATAGAAGCAGGAAATGCTGTTGCTGAAGGAGTAAAAAGAGTATTTCCTAAGGCGGAAGTGGAAGTCAGACCTCTTGCGGACGGTGGTGAAGGAACTGTAGATGCACTGATTGATGGAATGAACGGTATAAGAGAACTTGTGACTGTTACCGGTCCGTTTGGTAAGCCGGTTGAATGCGTTTACGGCATCATCAGGGAAACAATGACTGCTGTAATAGAGATGAGCGGAGCAGCAGGAATTACATTGGCATCAAGGAGTGAACTCAATCCTCTTGAAGCTACAACCTATGGCGTAGGTGAGGTAATCAGAGATGCTATAGGGAAAGGCTGCAGAAGATTTATCGTAGGTATTGGAGGAAGCGCCACAAATGATGGTGGCGTAGGAATGCTCCAGGCACTTGGCTACGGTTTTCTTGATAAAGATGGCCGTCAGATTGAACGTGGTGCAAAAGGCCTTAAAAATCTTGAATCAATTACGGATGAGTATGTGTTACCGGCATTGAAAGAGTGTGAATTTATGGTTGCCTGTGATGTTACAAATCCTTTATGCGGAAGTGAAGGTTGCAGTGCTGTATATGGACCCCAAAAAGGTGCAACACCCTCAATGATACCGGATATGGATAAATGGCTTGGCTTTTATGCTACTCTTGCAAAAGAAAAATATCCTAAGGCTGACGCCAAATATCCGGGGACCGGTGCAGCGGGAGGAATGGGATTTGCTTTTCTTACCTTTACCGATGCAGTCTTAGCCCCCGGAATTAATATTGTTATAGAGGAAACAAGGCTGGATGACTATATCAAAGTCGCAGACATTGTTGTTACAGGTGAGGGAATGCTTGATTTTCAAACAGCTATGGGCAAGGCTCCAATCGGTGTGGCGAAGCTTGCAAAAAAGTACTCCAAAACAGTCATTGCTTTTGCCGGGGGTGTTACTCCGGATGCTACAGCCTGTAATGAAAATGGAATAGATGCTTTCTTTCCCATAGTAAGAGGCGTAGCCACTTTAGATGAGGCAATGAGCACAGACAATGCAAAGAGAAACCTGGCTGATACTACAGAGCAGGTGATGCGTTTGGTTAAGGTAAGGTATCCCAACAATGCATATGAAAAGCTGTAAAATGAAAAGTTAGTAGGAGTAGAAAAAAGAAAATGAGACTTTTATTTATTAGGCATGGTGATCCGAACTATACATTGGATAATCTCACGGATAAAGGTAAGATTGAAGCTGAGCTGCTTGCAAAACAAATAGAAAATTATGGAATAGATGATATATATATGTCACCCCTTGGTAGAGCAAAAGCCACAGCTGAGTATTCGCTAAAGGTTTTAGGGAAAGAGGCCACAGTATGCGACTGGCTCATGGAATTTCCGGCCTTGTTCGATGCAAATACCGCAGATGATGAAACAAGGCTTGCTTATCCAAATGAGCTTAAACTGGATGAAACTACGGGAAAGTATGATAAAAGGATAGTTTGGGATATAATGCCATCATATTATGCAAACCATTCGGAATTATTTGATGTTGTCAAGTGGAGAGAATCCAAATTGGTAAAAAATACAAACATGATAGAAACATATGATCATGTTATTTTGGAGTTTGATAAAATGCTATCGGACTACGGATATGAGAGGAATGGAAACGTCTACAGAGTACGTCAAAACAATGAGAATATTCTGGGATTGTTCTGCCATTTTGGAATTACATCAGTTTTGCTCTCGCATCTGTGGAGTGTATCACCCTTTATTACGATGCAATTTCTTGCAATGGCACCAACTTCTGTAACAGAGATTGTTACAGAGGAACGCGAAAAGGGGATAGCCATTTTCAGGACCTTACGCATTGGTGACACTACACACCTTACTATGGGTAAAGAACCACCTTCATTTTCTGCAAGATTCTGCGAACGATTCGAAAATGATGATGAGAGGCATTAATATGGAAAAATATTAGTGACAGGGTTTGAACCCTTTGATGGAGGAAGCCCCAGAGATATAAGGATTTATTAGTACAGCTTAGTATGTAAGTAAGAGGTGCCATGGAGAGAGCAGAGTATTTAAAACAGAAATACCATTTGGAAAAGCATCCTGAAGGAGGATGTTTTGCAGAAGTTTACACAGCACCTTTTTCTCATGAAGATCGGTCGCTTATGGGAAGTATCTACTTTCTGCTTGAAGGAGAGGATATTTCGCATTTTCATCAGATAGACTGTGATGAAATCTGGTACCACCATGAGGGCTGCGGGCTGAAGATTACCATGATCATAGACGGAAGTGTATCAGAGGCTGTAATCGGTCCTGACGATGACCAGCTTGCAATGGTGGTAATACCAAAAGCGCCATTTTTGCAGCAGAAAACCTTTATAAGGGTAGTTTCTGTTTTATGTCTTGTGCAACAACTCCTAAGTTTACTTATGATGGATTCAGACTTGTCTTGGATAAAGAGATAAGGGACATCTGCCCTGCAAACTATGAGAAGATAAAGTACCTTGCTTATTCAGAGGATATAGTGGAGAAAAATATAGAATACTTAGGAGATGAAGAATAATAGTGTACGGAATAATTAAACTCAGACCGCATCACCTATTGTGTACGCAAGGGTACAGCGGAAAAGGATACTCGGAAGGATTTGTCTCCAATATGGATATAGTCACAAAAAGCCTTCGCAATAATCCTGATGAGAATGTGGAAATCATTTTTACAACGGATTGCTTATGTAGCGACTGCCCATCCAAATTGTCAGAGGGTGTATGTAAGACAGATGAAAAGGTTCAGCGTTTTGATAAAGGTGTAATAGACGCATTGGGACTTAAAGAAGGGGTTTATTCATATCAGGAGCTGATCACCAAGCTTGATGAATACCTGGGTTCCGGAAAAGAAGATGAGCGGCTTAAAGTCATCTGTGGGGACTGTGAATGGTATCCGGTAAGTTCAGGCTGGAGAAATATCAGGGATAAAGCATTAAATGTAGTAGCTTTTGTTTTCTTATGAGGAATAGATATGCTTTTACCGAATTTTTCATCACAAAGGGAAAAAGAAAAGTACTTCCGTTCTCTTAATGACGAGCAGAAAATAGATGCTCTAAATGAGATGGTAGATATCTCGGAGCACATAGTGTTTCTTGGCGGGGCCGGGGTGTCCACAGAAAGTGGTATTCCTGACTTTAGAAGTAAGAACGGCCTGTATCATAAGAAGGATAAGCGGTTCTCTATGTATAAACCTGAATATCTCTTAAGCTATGACTGTCTAAATAAGAGACCCGCAGTTTTCTTTGATTATTTTCGCAAGAACCTTGACTGTAGGAGTATAGAACCAAACAATGCCCATAGAAAGCTTTTCCAGATGGAACAGAGGGGCAAGCTAGATGGAGTTATTACACAGAACATAGACGGACTTCATCAGAAAGCTGGTAGTAAAAAGGTATGTGAGATACATGGTAGTGCTCTTAGGAGTTACTGTGTAAGCTGCAAGACAGATTATGGTGCGGATTTCATATTTGAGAATACAGAAGATGTTCCACATTGTCCTAAGTGCGGCAAAGTTATAAGACCAGATGTTACTCTTTATGGAGAGTTCCTTCCGCAGCGGGATTACGAAGAGGCTGTAGCACTTATAAGATATGCAGATCTTCTTATCATAGGTGGAACATCGCTGGAGGTCGGATCAGCAGCGCAGCTTGCGCATATGTACCACGGAAAGTTTCTTGTGATCATAAACAAAGGCAAGACCAAGATGGAAGGCAGGGCAGACCTTGTTTTTCATGATAGCATTGGGAAAATAATGAATCAGATAGAAATATAATACGAAAAAAACGTTCATTATTTAAAATATAGAAAGAGAGCAGAAACACCAATGATGACATAGTTTTGCTCTCTTTTTATTTTTTAGAAATGAGCAAATAATTTTTTAGCCTCAATATATTGTAACTTATTTATGGAAAGAACATAAAAGATATAGCTGTCATTTTTATAGGACTGCATAAGCCTTATACTTAAGATATAAAGATATTATCAACATTCAAAAATGTTTTTAACAATGACTTGTAGTTATCAGTTATATAAAAAAGGGGAGGCGAAAAAGCTATGATTAAGTTGTTTGGGGTTATCAATGTAGTTGTTCCTGTGGCTATAATTACATTTTTATTGTTTTATGCGTCGTTAGCTGTTAAATGAGGATATGTCTATGAGAAATTTTTGTACTGGGTTATGAAATGTGTTAAAAGGCACAATAAGTTTTGTGAGCATTTTTGTCATAATATTAAGAGACAGGGAAAATTCTGAATTTCAGTGTTTTAACTCAGGAATAGCATAAAATAATAATTAAAATGTTATACCTGCTTTATAATTATGTGCCCCAAAAACCGTTATACTTTATAACATAACGGAGGTATAACATTTGAAATTTATCAAATATTTAGGTACAAGTCTGGCATTGATGCTGTCATCTGTGATATGGCTTGTTTTTTTTAGAATAGATATTAAAGCTGCTGATACTGTTGCACAGATGATACTTGATGTTGATATGTGCGGAGATGTGGATGATATAATGGCCATCCGCCTTACCGAGAAATATGACCTTGAAAATAAAGTAAAGCTTCTTGCCGTAACGAGTAATGTTATGGGCAATGAAGATGCAATAGCAGGGATTCTTACAAAAGAAGGATATAGCGATGTTCCTGTTGGAGTAAGTCCGTACTCAAACGATACAGCTTACCCGGAATATTGGGATAAGTTTTCTGAAACTGTGGCAAACAATGAAATGATAGATGCCATTAAGTTACTAAGAAGGACACTTGTTGAATCCGAAGAGCCTGTATCTATTGTTACCACGGGGTATTTGACAAATATATATGGTCTAATGATTTCACAGGGCGATGAATACAGTCCTCTTAATGGAATGGAACTGATAAGAGAAAAGGTAAAAGAAATGCATGTAACGGGTGGTGTTTATCCTTCCGGAGTGGATTTCAATTATTCCTATGTGCCTTTTGCGTCTTTAAGTGCCAGATATGTATATGAAAATTGGGAAAGCGCTGTGCCGCTTTATATATACACATATGATCTTGGCGGTCCACTTATGTGCGGAGGCAACCTTCAAAACATGTCAGAAACCGACTATCTTGCGTGGGCATTGAAGAAAAGAGGAGTTGAAAGCGGAACACCGTCCTGGGATGCTTTTACTGTATTTGTTTTTGCAAATATTAAGGATTCCGAAATCCATGGAATAACCACTGAAAAATGCAATATGGCAATTGACCCTGAAGGAGTTAATATTATAGAGGATTGTCCAGATGGTAAATTCTTCAGAATTATAAAAAGCAGGGACAATGAATATTATAGAGATCTTATAAATGCGGATCTTATTCTACCGTAAAAAACTCCAAACACCCACTAAATCAATGGGAGTATGGTGCGGGGTGGCTGTCTGAAATCTGAAAGCTTAGCTGAATGTTATACCGCGGAAAATATCAATTTTATGTGGTATAATGATAATGAAAGAAAGAACCGGCAAAAATCGTATGTTTTGAGGATCCGGAGGTATGAAATGGGGAAAGATTCCAGATATTATGCTGAATTACGCAAGGATAAACTTGCAAGAATCACGGAAATCAAAAAGCAGCTTCCAATATATACACATAAATTTATAGAATCATGCGTCCGTAAATATCAGATAAACACAGCTCTTGCGTATGCAAAGGATGTTCTTTTATTCTTTGAATTTCTTAAA
It encodes:
- a CDS encoding NAD-dependent protein deacylase encodes the protein MLLPNFSSQREKEKYFRSLNDEQKIDALNEMVDISEHIVFLGGAGVSTESGIPDFRSKNGLYHKKDKRFSMYKPEYLLSYDCLNKRPAVFFDYFRKNLDCRSIEPNNAHRKLFQMEQRGKLDGVITQNIDGLHQKAGSKKVCEIHGSALRSYCVSCKTDYGADFIFENTEDVPHCPKCGKVIRPDVTLYGEFLPQRDYEEAVALIRYADLLIIGGTSLEVGSAAQLAHMYHGKFLVIINKGKTKMEGRADLVFHDSIGKIMNQIEI
- a CDS encoding cupin domain-containing protein is translated as MERAEYLKQKYHLEKHPEGGCFAEVYTAPFSHEDRSLMGSIYFLLEGEDISHFHQIDCDEIWYHHEGCGLKITMIIDGSVSEAVIGPDDDQLAMVVIPKAPFLQQKTFIRVVSVLCLVQQLLSLLMMDSDLSWIKR
- a CDS encoding ankyrin repeat domain-containing protein translates to MQAIFTKIKQKNLDEVKRILNKHPEAVNSASGPKPKKDHGQSPLQVALKIGAIEIADYLLDHGADVNFMEAEDDDPGIRMPVLFDSIIGAIDALYYKRYEESDESVRIMKRMLDMGADVNALDSYGWDAMSEAIEHAQQIVIRPEIYTDIQDEAWNKLGIVMNILMDYGINYEAWANRRLRPDSDLSPTNKEFYIYPVAPEDAERMERWKSMRTFLQDYFKRRNIIF
- a CDS encoding histidine phosphatase family protein, which produces MRLLFIRHGDPNYTLDNLTDKGKIEAELLAKQIENYGIDDIYMSPLGRAKATAEYSLKVLGKEATVCDWLMEFPALFDANTADDETRLAYPNELKLDETTGKYDKRIVWDIMPSYYANHSELFDVVKWRESKLVKNTNMIETYDHVILEFDKMLSDYGYERNGNVYRVRQNNENILGLFCHFGITSVLLSHLWSVSPFITMQFLAMAPTSVTEIVTEEREKGIAIFRTLRIGDTTHLTMGKEPPSFSARFCERFENDDERH
- a CDS encoding glycerate kinase family protein, with the translated sequence MRIVTAIDSFKGSMTSIEAGNAVAEGVKRVFPKAEVEVRPLADGGEGTVDALIDGMNGIRELVTVTGPFGKPVECVYGIIRETMTAVIEMSGAAGITLASRSELNPLEATTYGVGEVIRDAIGKGCRRFIVGIGGSATNDGGVGMLQALGYGFLDKDGRQIERGAKGLKNLESITDEYVLPALKECEFMVACDVTNPLCGSEGCSAVYGPQKGATPSMIPDMDKWLGFYATLAKEKYPKADAKYPGTGAAGGMGFAFLTFTDAVLAPGINIVIEETRLDDYIKVADIVVTGEGMLDFQTAMGKAPIGVAKLAKKYSKTVIAFAGGVTPDATACNENGIDAFFPIVRGVATLDEAMSTDNAKRNLADTTEQVMRLVKVRYPNNAYEKL
- a CDS encoding DUF1284 domain-containing protein; translation: MYGIIKLRPHHLLCTQGYSGKGYSEGFVSNMDIVTKSLRNNPDENVEIIFTTDCLCSDCPSKLSEGVCKTDEKVQRFDKGVIDALGLKEGVYSYQELITKLDEYLGSGKEDERLKVICGDCEWYPVSSGWRNIRDKALNVVAFVFL
- a CDS encoding alpha/beta hydrolase produces the protein MKTRYHLDKELRFLTMAHLFPNIHVYPFVNVFMGMIPCKSDEKIDVKKHVIPGYEGYKLPTLIIEPRNYKEKLPCIMFFHGGGLILKAAETHYQFAKWYAERTHCRVIMPDYRLMPKYRFPYAVEDCYCAYEWAVANAGNLNIDENKIIVAGDSAGGNIASAVVFMARDRGQILPIGVLMSYPALDRRMDTESMRKYTDTPVLDTGLAKMYWDEMLINGLPQHIEYASPMEAVSFSEFSSTYIEIAEFDSLHDDGVLFAEKLKSANIPVELHEVKGTCHGFEVAFKSRIVRESLDRRIAWIKKTLA